From the Dehalococcoidia bacterium genome, the window CTACATCATGACTGATATGGATTTAACCAACTGGGCTAACGGTCACCAGTCTCAATCTTACTATCAATCAGGAAGGGTAACTGTTGGTAATATTAGTGCTTCTTTATCATCAGGTAACTATCATTTGGTTTTTTCTAACAAGTGGTCGATTATTAGTTCGAAGAATGTTAATACCACAGTAACCATGACTTGGTACCAATAGACTAATATTGTTTGCTTGTTATAAAGCTGCTACGTACGCATGGAATGGCAGACATTCTCGTGTTTGTCCAGCGGTGAGTATAACGGCGTTACCCCAGCAGCCCCTCTATCGGCTCAATGATCATTTTACCTTTTTTGACGTCGATACTCTTGACCACGTCTTTGGTGGCGGGAATGAGCACGTCTTTTTTCCCCTCGCCCTTGACTACGTAGACATCGTTGCCGCAATTCAGGATATCTGTCACTTTGCCCAGTATAGTCCCGTCCAAGGTGCGCACTTCCAGCCCGATGATGTCGAACTGGTAGTACTGTCCCTCCGGCAAGTCGTGCAGTTCGCTTGCGGGTATGTCCAGCGTCTTGCGGCGCAGTTTGGCGGCGGCTTCCGGCGTATCTACACCGGCAATTGTCATTATCACTCCATCCTTTTGCCAGTTGGAGCTCTGGATTGTATTAGGAACGCCGTCGATGAAGACCGTTTCACCCGGCTCGAAGCGTTCGGGGAAATCGGTCGTCGGCCTTACCCTGAAAGCCCCCTTGAGGCCCCACGCTCCCAGCACCTCCCCCACGGTGATGTATTCCGTCTGTTTGCCTGCCCGGTTTTTTTTAGAGCCTGTTTCGGCCATTTCAGTCCTTTAAATAAATACAAAACACCTCACCGGCTCAAAAGGAGTTGAGCTTGATGAGGTGCTCGATTTTTGCAAAATCTGTTAATGTAGTTAGATGATTTCGAGGCTGGCCTTGGTGCCGGCCTTGGCAGCCTTGACGCGGATTAGCGTGCGCATGGCCTGAGCGATGCGGCCCTGCTTGCCGATGATGCGGCCTTTGTCCTCATCGGCCACCTTGAGCTTGAGGACAATGCCGTTCTCAGCGTCGGTCTCTTCGGTTACCACTACGGCGTCGGGCGCGTTGACCAGGGATTTGGCGATGTACTCGATGAGTTCCTTCATTTGGTCTCCTTTGCGGCCTTGAACTTGTCCATGATGCCGGCCTTCTTGAGCAGTCTGGCTACGGTTTCAGTTGGTTGGGCGCCCTTCTTCAGCCAGTCTATCGCGGGACCTTCTTCAATTGTTACGGTTTCAGGGTTGGTCAGCGGGTCATAACGGCCGATGATGCTTATGAAAGCCCCGCCCCGGGCGGCGTGCGAATCAGCCACCACAATGCGGTAGCTGGGCTTTTTGGGAGCACCAATCCGGCGTAATCTGATTTTTACCATGAATTATCCTTTCAAAAACTAATTATGCCCGATTAAGCTATGACTGTCAATAGCGGATGAGATACCGCCCTCCATCAGTTTAACATAATTATATTATTGGTTGTTTCGTTTGTTCGGCTAAGTCCTATCGCTTATAATGAAGTATCATGATGCTCAAGGCTCTCCATTCCTGGGATTTGACGCCCGCGCAGGCCATATCTCTGCAAAAAGAACTTGCCGGTGATGTCATAATATCCGGTGAAGTCAACTCCGTGCGCTTCATAGGCGGGGCTGACATCTCCATGCCGAGGGGCAGCCGCACGGCCAGGGCTGCCATTGTTGTTTTGAGCTATCCCGAACTGGAGATTGTAGAAATCGAGACGATTGTGGCAGCGCTCACTTTCCCTTACGTTCCGGGGTTGCTGTCTTTCCGCGAAGCTCCGCTAGTTTTGGAGTTATTCGAGAAGCTGAACCACAAGCCTGACCTGCTTATCGTCGACGGACAGGGCATAGCACACCCCAGGCGGCTGGGCATTGCCTCTCACCTGGGGCTGTGGCTGGATATTCCTGTTATCGGCTGCGCCAAGTCGCGCCTCTGTGGCGAACAAGTCGAAGTCGGATTTGAGGCTGGAAGTCAGGCTCGGCTTATAGACCAGGGCGAGGTCATCGGCACGGTGTTACGCACGCGTTCGGGCTCGAAGCCGCTTTATATTTCAAGCGGACACAGAATTAGTCTTGAAGAATCAGTCCGCTGGGCGCTGGCGTGCACTCGTGGTTACCGGTTGCCCGAGCCGTCGCGCCTGGCCCACCTGGCCGCCGGCGGAAATCTGCCGGGCGTCAAAAAAGCTGTAGCATCCCTACCTTGAAACGCTTATCAGCGTTGTATATAAAAATGACGGGGGTTGAAATGTCCGAAATACGCGAAAGACTGATTGACGAACAGCACCGGATTACCAACGACATGGTGCGGCTTTGACGTAGCCGCTAAAGAAAAAGAAATCGCAGAGATTGAAAGAGCCGTCGTCGCCCCTGATTTCTGGGATAACGCCTCCGCCGCGCAGGAGAAGATGCGCCGCTTGGCCGAGCTTAAAAAGACGGTCGGCCAGTGGCGGGCGCTGGAGCGCAAGGCAGCCGAGCTCGGAGAACTGATGACACTGGAAGAAGATTCCCCCAGCCCCACGCTGGGAGCCGAGATAGAAGCCGAGATGGCCCAACTTACCGCCCACCTCGACGACCTGGAATTCAAACTGGCTTTTGCCAGTCCCTATGACCTGCGCAACGCCATTCTATCCATCCACGCCGGGGCTGGCGGTGTCGAAAGCCAGGACTGGGCCGATATGCTGCTGCGTATGTACCTCGGCTGGGCCGAGCAGCACGGCTATAAAGTCGAAATACTGGACAAGTCGGCTGGCGAGGAAGCTGGCCTCAAGAGCGTAACGCTGGAGATATCCGGCGACTATGCCTACGGCTATCTCAAGAGCGAGCACGGCGTGCACCGCCTGATACGCCTTTCGCCTTTCGACTCGGACCACGCGCGTCATACCTCTTTCGCTCTGGTGGAGGTCATGCCCGAAGCCGAGGGTGATGTGGATATTATCATCAAACCCGACGACCTCAGGGTGGAGGCCTACCGCTCCAGCGGGCCGGGAGGCCAGAATGTGCAGAAGGTCTCCAGCGCCGTGCGCATCGTCCATGTGCCCACCGGCCTGGTAGTGACCAGCCAGACGGAGCGCTCGCAGCACCAGAATAAGGAAATCGCCCTGCGCATCCTCAAGGCCAGGCTTTTCAAACTGGAACTGGCTAAACGCGAAGAGGAACATGCCAGAATCAAGGGCAAGCACGTTTCGGCGGAGTGGGGCAACCAGATACGCAGCTATACGCTGCACCCCTATCGCCTGGTGAAAGACCACCGCACGAATTTCGAAACAGGCAACACGGACGCCGTGCTGAACGGTGACCTGGACGGTTTCATCAACGCCTATTTGAGGTCTGGAATGGGACAGGAAGAATGATTAAAAAACTCGGCATGCTGGTAGTTGTGCTGATGATTGCCGCCGGCCTGATGGCGGGGCTGGCACCCGGGCTCACGCTGGCTGCGGAAGACATAAATGTCGTTTCCAGCACGGCGACGCCGCAGTTTCCCTCCTCTCTGGCTTTCAGCGTGCAGGCAACCAGCGGCGCGAACATCGTCGACGTACGTTTGCACTTCACCGTCGAGCGTGACAGCTTCGTGAAGGTGGTGACTGAAGAAAAACTCGGCTTCAGCTCTTCTACCAGCATCACCGCCGTTTACAACTGGGATATGCGCCAGAGCGGCGGCTTACCCGGCGGCACGGTAGTGGACTTCTGGTGGACCCTCAAAGACAGCGCCGGCAAGAGCGTTACAACCTCACCGCAAGAGGTCAGCTTCGATGACACGCACTTTACCTGGCGCTCCCTCAAAGAGAGCAACATTACCATCTACTGGTACAGCGGCAATAACTCTCTGGCCCAGACGCTGATGGACACGGCCCAGAGCGGGTTGTCCAACCTGGAAAAAAATACCGGCGCACGCCTCTCGCGCCCGGTGTCAATTTACATCTACGACAACACCACCGATATGAAGGGAGCCATGATCTTCGCACAGGAGTGGACCGGGGGAGCCACCTACCCGCCCTACAGCACAATAGTTATCGGGATAAACACATCTAACCTGGACTGGGGCAAGGGGGCGCTGGTCCACGAGCTCGCGCACATGGTGAACTACCAGATGACCAACAACCCCTATAGCGGCCTGCCTACCTGGCTGGACGAAGGCCTGGCCATGTACTCCCAGGGCGCGCTGGATTCCACTTTTGAGGTCTCGCTCATCGGCGCAATGGCGCAGGGCAGTCTTTTTACAGTGCGCAGCATGGCCAGCCCATTTTCAACCGATGCCGCTCTCTCCTATCAGGAATATGCCCAGAGCTACAGTCTCATTGATTTCCTGGTATCCAGGTACGGCCAGTCTAAAATGGCGGCCCTTCTGGAAACTTTCCGGCAGGGAAATACCTATGACGGCGCGCTCATGCAGGTCTATGGTTTCGACATGGACGGGCTCTACAATTTGTGGCTGCCGTTCGCCATCCAGAAATACCTGTCCGCCAAGACCGGAGCCGCGGCATGAAAAAGATAGTTTCACTGCTCCTTGCACTGGTATTTGTTATCGCTCTCGTTGGATGCAATCCCGGTGGCACGGCACTGCCCGCAGCCGGGGGCTCCGGTACGCTCAACCTGTACAACATCGACCCGCTGACACTCGACCCGGCTCTGGCCGGAGACGCCACTTCCAACGGCTACGTACTGCAGCTTTTCAGCGGCCTGGTGCGGCTGGACAACCATCTCGAACCGGTGGCAGATATTGCCTCCGGCTGGCAGATAAGCCCCGACGGACTGACCTATACCTTCAAGCTACGCCGTGACGTAACCTTCCGGGACGGGAGAAAGGTCATGGCGGCGGATATAAAATACTCCTGGGAGCGCGCCTGCAATCCGGCCACCAGCTCT encodes:
- a CDS encoding deoxyribonuclease V, with product MMLKALHSWDLTPAQAISLQKELAGDVIISGEVNSVRFIGGADISMPRGSRTARAAIVVLSYPELEIVEIETIVAALTFPYVPGLLSFREAPLVLELFEKLNHKPDLLIVDGQGIAHPRRLGIASHLGLWLDIPVIGCAKSRLCGEQVEVGFEAGSQARLIDQGEVIGTVLRTRSGSKPLYISSGHRISLEESVRWALACTRGYRLPEPSRLAHLAAGGNLPGVKKAVASLP
- the prfB gene encoding peptide chain release factor 2 (programmed frameshift), whose protein sequence is MRERLIDEQHRITNDMVRLDVAAKEKEIAEIERAVVAPDFWDNASAAQEKMRRLAELKKTVGQWRALERKAAELGELMTLEEDSPSPTLGAEIEAEMAQLTAHLDDLEFKLAFASPYDLRNAILSIHAGAGGVESQDWADMLLRMYLGWAEQHGYKVEILDKSAGEEAGLKSVTLEISGDYAYGYLKSEHGVHRLIRLSPFDSDHARHTSFALVEVMPEAEGDVDIIIKPDDLRVEAYRSSGPGGQNVQKVSSAVRIVHVPTGLVVTSQTERSQHQNKEIALRILKARLFKLELAKREEEHARIKGKHVSAEWGNQIRSYTLHPYRLVKDHRTNFETGNTDAVLNGDLDGFINAYLRSGMGQEE
- the rimM gene encoding 16S rRNA processing protein RimM, with product MAETGSKKNRAGKQTEYITVGEVLGAWGLKGAFRVRPTTDFPERFEPGETVFIDGVPNTIQSSNWQKDGVIMTIAGVDTPEAAAKLRRKTLDIPASELHDLPEGQYYQFDIIGLEVRTLDGTILGKVTDILNCGNDVYVVKGEGKKDVLIPATKDVVKSIDVKKGKMIIEPIEGLLG
- a CDS encoding peptidase MA domain-containing protein, giving the protein MIKKLGMLVVVLMIAAGLMAGLAPGLTLAAEDINVVSSTATPQFPSSLAFSVQATSGANIVDVRLHFTVERDSFVKVVTEEKLGFSSSTSITAVYNWDMRQSGGLPGGTVVDFWWTLKDSAGKSVTTSPQEVSFDDTHFTWRSLKESNITIYWYSGNNSLAQTLMDTAQSGLSNLEKNTGARLSRPVSIYIYDNTTDMKGAMIFAQEWTGGATYPPYSTIVIGINTSNLDWGKGALVHELAHMVNYQMTNNPYSGLPTWLDEGLAMYSQGALDSTFEVSLIGAMAQGSLFTVRSMASPFSTDAALSYQEYAQSYSLIDFLVSRYGQSKMAALLETFRQGNTYDGALMQVYGFDMDGLYNLWLPFAIQKYLSAKTGAAA
- a CDS encoding 30S ribosomal protein S16; translated protein: MVKIRLRRIGAPKKPSYRIVVADSHAARGGAFISIIGRYDPLTNPETVTIEEGPAIDWLKKGAQPTETVARLLKKAGIMDKFKAAKETK
- a CDS encoding KH domain-containing protein → MKELIEYIAKSLVNAPDAVVVTEETDAENGIVLKLKVADEDKGRIIGKQGRIAQAMRTLIRVKAAKAGTKASLEII